In Streptococcus porcinus, the genomic window AAGTATTATTACTTGACTTCAGGAAATTCGAAATTAGGGGCTATCTGTTGAAGTTTGGCTACCGATTCCTTTAATTTGGAATTATTTTTCTTTGAGAAAAATACCTACCTCGCTAATAATTACAAGAACAAGCAAATAATATATTTTTTAGATTGATAAGGAGAGACATTATGACCAATCCAGAAAAACAAGCCCCTATCATGCGCCTCTTTGAGTTAGAGCCAATTCCATCTACTAGGAAAACTTTCCAGAAAGTTGGGAAAGACAATCTTTTACAAGCTATTAACAAAGAAGAAGGAACTTTGGTTATGGTTACTTGTTATCATGAAAATTCAAATCAGCAAGTGGTTTTTGAGGTTTATCAGAATGAAGCTGCCTACCGGCAACATATCCAAACAGACCACTTCCAAACCTTTTTAGATTATGCTAGTGATGGCTTAAAGAGTCCTAAAGTTGTTATACTGCAAGCAGAGTTGCTTTGTGAAAAAGCTGAAAAGAAATTCTTTGAAAATGCTTCTACATTACATATTCGCTTAGCTAAAATAAGTTTAGAT contains:
- a CDS encoding putative quinol monooxygenase produces the protein MTNPEKQAPIMRLFELEPIPSTRKTFQKVGKDNLLQAINKEEGTLVMVTCYHENSNQQVVFEVYQNEAAYRQHIQTDHFQTFLDYASDGLKSPKVVILQAELLCEKAEKKFFENASTLHIRLAKISLDPENAAIFKDILNQEMPTSIAKESGVLALFCGRNLEDLSQWYFFEVYQNQEAYQKHIESEHFKKYLKDSAEIILTKELEILDGDILVSQGKAQYLS